A stretch of Podospora bellae-mahoneyi strain CBS 112042 chromosome 5, whole genome shotgun sequence DNA encodes these proteins:
- a CDS encoding hypothetical protein (EggNog:ENOG503NZ26; COG:E) has product MLIDAAAELVEGLARGHHPTYGVGSMTCSIYDTAWISMITKVVGDQTEWLFPSSLTLILDQQHENGGWIGHGTETDVILNTAAAILALCKHRGESDTADLNDRISRATQFLDRELKAFWLDASTTLPVGFEMLLPKLLQLLAKEGINLEFPARATLEKIRAMKMARVRLDKLYEGHKSTLLHSLEAFVGDVDFDRLSQHKQMGSMMASPASTAAYLMNCSTWDDEAEAYLQHVVLYGAGHGSGGVPSAFPSTYFEYTWVVATLLENGFTREDLGTESLEKIGQTLKGAFEAGSGFIGFAEGMELDADDTAKGITTLNLIGSPTPASKLVTLVDRKAKEAHFRTYAGERDASITTNCNCLTSLCASPDASQHVDVIEMAMRYLCNKWNTEPVGIRDKWHLSSLYPMMLMTQGLMSGLDSWGRGVLPNLPTEVVVDAVTVAHQIMGHLLRFQRNDGSWDGERECTAYAVIAITRIASLPTVKPILSHINAALERAKGFLRQYLNCDLGPEHLWIEKVTYGSRNLSQAFLLAAMKCTILPAPPRLQELVPPNLEATLKSAKLFRQLPMFSEVSTSRIDISLIESSLFVSRLRERCLEIFPGRTATKEKHLAYIPFTWVAGNELHGRPLGSHILLEMMVISALAYQVDEFIETSVSQLPPEAITRLHSELDTLHLFHLPATPPTTTPSLFSSIPLLGSLFTPPPTPLVATIKQTLSHFLTTISALPYVQTAPPILQSNLRLQLKAYLSAHLTQMEYNHALSLQLNKNTLVSPPSPLYDWLHTTSGSHTAGPLAISLFQCLLSPLFTPTPKVQHLFSSISRHLSAICRIYNDLGSLKRDREENNVNAVNFPEFEGVVDIKEQMMGIAVVERKMLDLALKELEKELGGTKGGKVMKGLGVFVSSADVYGEMYVVRDMTPRVKQT; this is encoded by the exons ATGCTTATCGACGCGGCAGCAGAGCTCGTTGAGGGTCTCGCCCGAGGCCATCACCCCACCTATGGCGTCGGGTCCATGACCTGTTCGATCTATGACACAGCATGGATCTCTATGATCACCAAGGTCGTCGGCGACCAGACAGAGTGGCTATTTCCATCCAGTCTCACCCTGATTCTCGACCAGCAGCACGAAAATGGCGGGTGGATTGGTCACGGCACTGAGACAGATGTCATCCTCAACACGGCAGCGGCCATTCTTGCCCTTTGCAAGCATCGGGGAGAGTCCGACACTGCTGACCTCAATGATCGGATCTCACGGGCAACCCAATTCTTGGACAGGGAGCTGAAAGCCTTTTGGCTTGACGCTTCAACCACTTTGCCTGTGGGATTCGAGATGCTACTACCGAAactgctccagcttctcgccAAGGAGGGAATCAACCTGGAGTTCCCAGCACGTGCCACGTTGGAAAAGATTCGGGCCATGAAGATGGCACGAGTCAGGCTGGACAAGCTATACGAAGGACACAAATCAACACTCCTACACTCGCTCGAGGCCTTTGTTGGAGATGTCGACTTTGACCGTCTCAGCCAGCACAAGCAAATGGGTAGCATGATGGCCTCGCCTGCGTCTACCGCAGCATACCTCATGAACTGTTCGACATGGGATGACGAAGCTGAGGCCTATCTTCAACATGTTGTTCTCTACGGTGCTGGGcatggcagtggtggtgttcCAAGCGCTTTCCCTTCGACATATTTCGAATACACTTGGGTCGTGGCCACTCTGTTGGAAAACGGCTTCACTCGGGAAGACCTGGGGACCGAGAGTCTGGAAAAGATTGGTCAGACTCTTAAAGGGGCGTTTGAGGCAGGATCTGGGTTCATTGGATTCG CTGAGGGGATGGAGCTGGATGCAGACGATACAGCCAAGGGTATCACCACTTTGAACCTAATAGgatccccaaccccagcgtCCAAATTGGTCACCCTGGTTGACAGGAAAGCCAAGGAAGCTCACTTCAGGACATATGCCGGTGAAAGAGAcgccagcatcaccactAACTGCAATTGCTTGACCTCATTGTGTGCAAGCCCCGATGCCAGTCAGCATGTTGATGTTATTGAGATGGCAATGCGATACCTCTGCAACAAGTGGAATACCGAACCTGTTGGCATAAGAGACAAATGG CATCTGTCTTCGCTGTATCCAATGATGCTCATGACACAAGGACTCATGAGCGGGTTAGACagctggggaagaggggttCTACCCAACCTACCAAcagaggttgttgttgatgccgtTACCGTCGCCCACCAGATTATGGGCCATCTTCTGCGGTTTCAACGAAACGATGGTTCTTGGGATGGAGAACGCGAGTGCACAGCCTACGCCGTCATTGCCATTACCCGCATTGCTTCACTTCCCACTGTCAAGCCGATTCTTTCCCACATAAATGCAGCCCTCGAACGTGCGAAGGGTTTCCTTAGACAGTATCTCAACTGCGACCTCGGGCCCGAACATCTTTGGATTGAAAAGGTGACATACGGGTCGCGCAACCTGTCTCAGGCATTTCTCCTCGCTGCCATGAAGTGCACAATCCTGCCCGCTCCGCCTCGTCTGCAAGAGCTCGTTCCCCCCAATCTCGAAGCAACACTCAAGTCAGCCAAATTGTTCCGGCAGTTGCCCATGTTTTCCGAGGTCTCCACCTCCAGGATTGATATCTCCCTCATCGAAAGCTCTCTTTTCGTCTCTCGCCTACGCGAGCGTTGTCTGGAGATATTCCCCGGTCGAACAGCCACCAAAGAGAAGCACCTCGCTTACATCCCCTTCACCTGGGTAGCAGGCAACGAGCTCCACGGCCGGCCCCTCGGCTCCCACATCCTTCTCGAGATGATGGTCATCTCAGCCCTAGCCTACCAAGTAGACGAGTTCATCGAGACCTCTGTCTCCCAGCTGCCAcccgaagccatcaccagACTCCATTCAGAGCTCGACACTCTGcatcttttccatctcccggctacaccacccaccaccaccccatctctCTTCAGCTCCATCCCCCTTTTGGGCAGCCTAttcacccctccaccaacccccctcgtcgccaccatcaagcagaccctctcccacttcctcaccaccatctccgccctcccTTATGTCCAGACCGCCCCACCCATCCTCCAATCTaacctccgcctccagctGAAAGCCTACCTCTCCGCCCACCTAACCCAAATGGAATACAAccacgccctctccctccaattaaacaaaaacacccttgtatcccccccctcccctctctaCGACTGGCTCCACACCACCTCGGGCTCCCACACCGCCGGTCCCCTCGCCATATCCCTCTTCCAatgcctcctctcccctctttTCACTCCCACACCGAAAGTTCAGCACCTGTTTAGTTCCATCTCCCGGCATTTATCCGCCATCTGCAGGATCTACAACGACCTGGGCAGCCTGAAGAGAGACAGGGAGGAGAACAACGTCAACGCGGTCAACTTCCCCGAGTTTGAGGGCGTGGTCGATATAAAAGAGCAAATGATGGGGATCGCCGTGGTTGAAAGGAAAATGTTGGATCTGGCACTCAaagagctggaaaaggagctgggggggacaaagggggggaaggtgatgaaggggttgggggtttttGTGAGCAGTGCTGACGTTTACGGGGAGATGTATGTGGTTAGGGATATGACGCCCAGGGTTAAGCAGACCTGA
- a CDS encoding hypothetical protein (EggNog:ENOG503Q4VW), translating into MLYIGHVAPEWVDRRGGGLFVFFGDSAVMAPLAGISAILFGLASLVSAQAGVDVSCVDNVSNGTVYESPKGVEFLVLCGVDYGGGDMSAAQTGTFAGCMDLCAEMSGCVDVSFVGGSCYLKRALGPLNTAGHVWTGRRITGPSTTTGAPPAATGSLVPSPDPPSCVEGRSDATAYLAESGAVYEIMCGREYYGGDLQMVYTKTFQGCIEACEELVGCVDVSYVGEACYRKGVVTVLVEAGHVWTAKKILEAPVQPSVSESASVRTTTAPNAGPTVVPLTCAGGHASTPTHTTSEGRIYEILCGVDYGGGDIGASSQATFSGCLAACDTASGCLGVAYSNGQCYLKGTLNNPAAVAHVWGARLHDLSIEPSSSSTPVESTDIPVSTASGSPETSATSTQTENDPPSATSTQSPTMTSSLDESSTADTSTAGASTTGSFSQDAVSTSSQRDEASASSSITAPASPEPTDLVESSATATLPPSLTSMTTSSLTTTASASWPPYPEWTSDYTYYEATLPAYNYTSQVAPPATVLPTSSSCMLDPVQTPGALFHLLDPLGAHIINRDGRPGTPQAPETQEEALAILVTIDEWQPPLFRFGRQVGSFHVLELVEGADTYEVAFSLSSDIIFQSSPSTNPLLFTVDCRGRLLETSAGTPRYWHTTDDGIRTTLAIEGSEDAELHGIVAIRPDLRSPRPVETSGISLRRSLQSREFALLPRCPYGPDAIPVPKPGRRPESPNGCGAADAAVDLVPDFNWGECCNDHDDCFDNCDKSFWQCNTEFRTCMRNQCWKDATVRWHDVWKFPACADLAGFYFTAVSSPIGWMAFNSANSDRCECACDKPTHALCPVEAGGPSGGQETYLACQNVNLNDPEMCGGCDFKCPEHTKCTGTPNRCQCEQDQCGNLCLDLKSHPKNCGTCGNVCQSGYCYDGRCYEPEPTSSLPPVPTTSATPTPTGCSVGQAIRSEWLTLPEIYQPDMPEYTLTRLGPQPGLPGDFSVHVVSNTQNDFHLRTHAILCPNVQYEIKFSIRNEAIAPQGYVYPNGVPGVWIGNYNVPFLNTPKIPPLGEWIEYKQTFAYSVGFGGSQPVEGGLMSLHFDFYVLLTSAGAEYTMGGFSILATGRR; encoded by the exons atGTTATATATCGGCCACGTCGCGCCGGAATGGGTTGatcgaagaggaggagggctatTCGTGTTCTTTGGAGACTCGGCGGTAATGGCTCCGCTTGCTGGCATATCTGCCATTTTGTTTGGTCTTGCCTCTTTGGTTTCAGCTCAGGCTGGAGTTGATGTTAGCTGTGTCGATAACGTCAGCAATGGGACTGTCTATGAATCGCcgaagggggtggagttCTTGGTGCTGTGCGGGGTGGActatgggggaggggacatGAGCGCTGCGCAGACGGGAACGTTTGCAGGATGCATGGATCTTTGTGCTGAGATGTCTGGCTGTGTGGATGTTTCTTTTGTGGGGGGGTCGTGTTATTTGAAGAGGGCATTGGGTCCGTTGAATACTGCGGGACATGTCTggactgggaggaggattacAGGGCCGAGCACCACGACGGGAGCACCTCCTGCTGCGACGGGGAGTTTGGTTCCGAGTCCTGACCCGCCGAGTTGCGTGGAGGGGAGAAGTGATGCGACGGCGTATTTGGCGGAGTCGGGGGCGGTTTATGAGATTATGTGTGGGAGGGAGTATTATGGTGGTGATCTTCAGATGGTGTATACGAAGACCTTTCAGGGGTGTATCGAGGCTTGTGAGGAGTTGGTAGGATGTGTGGATGTTTCGTATGTTGGGGAGGCGTGTTATAGAAAAGGGGTAGTTACGGTGTTGGTTGAGGCTGGGCATGTGTGGACGGCGAAGAAGATATTGGAGGCACCTGTTCAACCTAGTGTCAGTGAGAGTGCTAGTGTGAGGACGACAACCGCGCCTAATGCTGGACCTACGGTGGTGCCACTGACCTGTGCTGGTGGCCATGCTTCTACACCCACGCACACGACGTCAGAGGGGAGGATTTACGAGATACTTTGCGGTGTTGAttatggtggaggagatatTGGAGCATCGTCCCAGGCGACGTTCAGCGGTTGTCTTGCTGCCTGTGATACCGCCAGCGGTTGTTTAGGGGTTGCTTATTCCAATGGCCAGTGCTACCTCAAGGGTACACTGAACAATCCTGCGGCAGTTGCGCATGTGTGGGGTGCTCGTCTTCATGATCTCAGCATCGAGCCTTCTAGTTCCTCTACACCAGTGGAGTCGACCGACATACCTGTCAGTACGGCATCAGGCAGTCCAGAAACCTCAGCAACAAGCACACAGACGGAAAACGATCCTCCGTCAGCAACCTCGACACAATCACCAACGATGACCTCAAGCCTGGACGAATCGTCAACGGCTGACACGAGCACAGCTGGTGCCAGCACCACTGGCTCGTTCTCGCAAGATGCAGTATCAACTTCTAGCCAGCGTGACGAAGCGAGTGCTAGTTCTAGTATCACGGCTCCCGCAAGCCCTGAGCCGACAGACCTTGTCGAGTCATCGGCAACGGCTACACTGCCGCCCTCTCTCACCTCCATGACTACCAGCTCTTTGACTACGACAGcatctgcttcttggccacctTACCCTGAATGGACCTCCGACTATACCTACTACGAGGCCACTCTGCCCGCCTACAACTATACCAGCCAGGTCGCTCCACCTGCCACTGTTCTGCCCACCTCGTCCAGCTGCATGCTCGATCCAGTTCAGACGCCTGGGGCCCTATTC CACCTTCTCGATCCCCTTGGAGCGCACATCATTAACCGCGACGGCCGTCCTGGCACCCCCCAAGCACCCGAAacgcaagaagaagccctgGCCATCCTGGTGACAATCGACGAATGGCAACCCCCTCTGTTCAGGTTCGGAAGACAAGTCGGGTCCTTCCATGTCCTGGAACTCGTGGAAGGTGCCGATACTTACGAGGTTGCCTTCTCGCTGTCCAGCGACATCATCTTTCAGTCGTCACCTAGTACCAACCCTCTGCTGTTCACCGTCGACTGTCGTGGCAGACTTCTGGAAACAAGCGCGGGCACTCCTCGTTACTGGCACACTACCGATGATGGAATCCGCACCACATTGGCTATCGAAGGCTCGGAAGACGCAGAGTTACACGGCATCGTCGCTATACGGCCAGATCTTCGCTCCCCACGGCCAGTTGAAACCTCGGGTATCAGCTTGCGTCGAAGTCTACAAAGTCGAGAGTTTGcacttcttcctcggtgCCCATATGGCCCAGATGCCATTCCAGTACCGAAACCTGGCCGCCGGCCAGAATCTCCCAACGGCTGTGGAGCAGCAGATGCCGCGGTCGATCTGGTTCCTGACTTCAACTGGGGCGAATGCTGCAACGACCACGATGACTGTTTCGACAACTGCGACAAGAGCTTCTGGCAGTGCAACACCGAGTTCCGGACCTGCATGCGGAACCAGTGCTGGAAGGATGCCACTGTTCGGTGGCATGATGTTTGGAAGTTCCCGGCTTGTGCTGACCTGGCTGGGTTTTACTTTACTGCTGTCAGCTCGCCCATCGGGTGGATGGCGTTCAACTCTGCGAATTCCGATCGCTGCGAATGTGCTTGTGACAAGCCGACGCATGCTCTCTGCCCTGTCGAGGCTGGTGGTCCTAGCGGTGGGCAAGAGACGTACTTGGCCTGTCAGAATGTCAACCTGAACGACCCTGAGATGTGTGGAGGATGCGATTTCAAGTGTCCGGAGCATACCAAGTGCACCGGAACACCCAACAGGTGCCAGTGCGAGCAAGACCAATGTGGGAACTTGTGCCTTGACCTCAAGTCTCACCCCAAGAACTGTGGGACATGCGGCAACGTCTGCCAGTCGGGCTACTGCTACGATGGAAGATGCTACGAGCCTGAGCCGACTAGCTCGCTGCCACCAGTGCCTACCACTTCGGctaccccaacccccactgGTTGTTCAGTAGGCCAGGCGATCCGATCCGAATGGCTCACCCTCCCAGAAATCTACCAGCCCGACATGCCCGAGTACACCCTCACCCGCCTCGGTCCTCAACCGGGTCTGCCAGGTGATTTCTCGGTCCACGTCGTTTCCAACACGCAAAACGACTTCCACCTCCGAACCCACGCCATTTTGTGTCCTAACGTCCAGTACGAGATCAAGTTCAGCATTCGGAACGAGGCGATCGCGCCACAGGGGTACGTGTACCCGAACGGGGTTCCGGGGGTGTGGATCGGGAACTACAACGTGCCGTTCCTCAACACGCCCAAGATACCGCCGCTGGGGGAGTGGATTGAGTACAAGCAGACGTTTGCTTACagtgttgggtttggggggtcgCAGCCagtggaaggggggttgatgtcgtTGCATTTTGACTTTTATGTGCTGCTGACGAGTGCGGGGGCCGAGTACACTATGGGGGGGTTTAGTATATTGGCCACGGGGAGGCGTTAG
- a CDS encoding hypothetical protein (EggNog:ENOG503NWV6; COG:Q), whose protein sequence is MALLVDLLDHAPSGSGRAIVGLVVLVFVLNISFWSTKYCTVSGSPVAGRKWWFEPLILTRYRFLLNGWSVTQAGWDQYGDRIFTIARPDSNVTVLPPRYLDELQNLPDTKLNGIEALAADMGDEYSGISILKGTHLTFNVVRNKLTPKMPAIITPLMEELEDALKIELPDSKEWVAVDLGNVFTRFVSRLTTRVWVGKELSRNDGWHTDNIRTVENIFMTAIVLRFVPPALHPIVGALLPTRRRIREGIKKVQSYLVPLIEERRRRQAELGTVPEEEEDVLQWLMDGASEEESSAENLTERYVYSVIGSLYTVSGALTDCLLDLAEHPEHVEPLRQELRQVMAESGGKWERGTAAKLVKMDSFMKESLRTNAPSPFSQKRIVKEELTLSDGLKLPAGAYVCMIDQSAIGRGPEKFDGFRYAGMRQDPGFMTKYQYTSTDRNHLTFGHGRLACPGRFVASLEMKMVLAAMLERYEVSFHPSGKGGVRPQKIQLLELAFHNPAARVYLRQRHQTKE, encoded by the exons ATGGCCTTGCTTGTTGACTTGCTGGATCACGCGCCATCTGGGAGTGGACGAGCCATTGTTGGCTTGGTCGTCCTTGTTTTCGTTTTGAACATATCGTTCTGGAGCACCAAATACTGCACTGTATCTGGTTCGCCAGTCGCTGGTCGAAAGTGGTGGTTTGAACCCCTGATTCTTACAAGATATCGTTTTCTTCTCAACGGCTGGTCGGTCACCCAGGCAGGATGGGATCAA TATGGCGATCGCATCTTCACGATTGCCCGTCCTGATTCCAACGTTACGGTGCTCCCACCGCGGTACCTGGATGAGCTTCAGAATCTGCCGGATACCAAGCTCAATGGTATTGAAGCGCTCGCtgcg GACATGGGTGACGAGTACAGCGGAATCTCAATCCTCAAGGGCACTCATTTGACCTTCAATGTTGTTCGCAACAAGTTGACCCCCAAAATGCCCGCTATCATCACTCCACTCAtggaagagctggaggatgCCTTGAAGATAGAGCTACCGGACTCCAAAGAGTGGGTGGCCGTCGATCTCGGCAACGTCTTCACCCGTTTCGTGTCGAGATTGACGACACGTGTGTGGGTGGGTAAAGAGCTCAGCCGCAACGACGGCTGGCACACCGACAATATCCGGACGGTTGAGAATATCTTCATGACGGCGATAGTGCTAAGGTTTGTGCCGCCAGCTTTGCACCCAATCGTGGGGGCGCTTCTGCCCACGCGCAGACGCATTCGCGAAGGCATCAAAAAGGTGCAGTCATACCTTGTGCCGCTCATCGAGGAGAGGCGGCGTCGTCAGGCGGAACTTGGGACGGtgcctgaggaggaggaggatgttctCCAGTGGCTGATGGACGGCGCAAGCGAGGAGGAGTCATCTGCCGAGAACCTGACCGAGCGTTACGTGTACTCGGTGATTGGGTCCCTGTACACGGTTTCGGGTGCCCTGACTGACTGCCTGCTGGACCTGGCCGAGCATCCCGAGCATGTCGAGCCGTTACGCCAAGAGCTCAGGCAGGTGATGGCAGAGAGCGGCGGGAAGTGGGAAAGGGGCACAGCAGCCAAACTGGTAAAGATGGACAGCTTCATGAAGGAGTCACTGCGGACGAACGCGCCGAGTCCCTTCAGCCAGAAGCGGAtcgtcaaggaggagcttACGCTGTCGGACGGGTTGAAGCTGCCGGCTGGGGCGTACGTGTGCATGATCGATCAATCGGCGATCGGGAGGGGGCCGGAGAAGTTCGATGGGTTCCGGTACGCAGGGATGCGCCAGGACCCCGGGTTCATGACCAAGTACCAGTACACTTCGACGGACCGCAACCATTTGACATTTGGGCACGGCAGACTGGCCTGTCCCGGACGGTTCGTGGCGTCCCTGGAGATGAAAATGGTGCTTGCGGCTATGCTGGAACGGTACGAAGTAAGCTTTCATCCcagtggaaaggggggtgtcAGACCTCAAAAGATacagctgctggagctggcgTTCCATAATCCGGCCGCTCGTGTCTACCTGCGGCAGAGACATCAAACAAAAGAGTAG